tgatttatatgtatgaaatattaaacaataaatacaaatatagttATCACAGTAATAGTACACAATttcaaaacgaaaataattaagaccatatatcaacatttataaaattttaaaaatcacataaatCGAACCAAGGTATCATGCGTAAACAAATTTGAACGGAAGTCGGAATATGGAATGTCTCGCGGGATCTTGTATGGGAAATTGGAACTCGTAAGCTTATACGCTTGAGGAGCCAAGGTAAATCAATCTTACCAAACAGTAATTTTAGCAAAAAGTTTTAGTCCCCCCTCAACTACCTGTTCTCTAGAGAACTGAGATTTAAAACTTCGATGACAGATTCTGGATAATTCCGAGGGTGGTCAATTTTCAGTGAGAAACCTATTTAACTAATGAATAATCCTTTGTGAacctattcaattaaatatatatcaatctGTATAAAATGGTTCCAAATTACCAAACTGTAATCAAGAATCAATCGTACAAGAGAAGAATAAAGGGTCACTAAGCATGCtactgaattaaaattattagtgtaCCATCTTGACATTGTAAGAAACCAAGAAgtcttataacatttaaaaataatataatcgacaTGAGATTTGAATAATAGAGATGGGatacttatgaattataaatcttaaaaacttAACTTAAAAGTGAGTTACTagagtacctaataattataattaacgagTTCTcgtcatctaaaaaaaatatatatatagctttaCACTTGTGTATGTTGAGATTCAGGCTCATAGGGTATAATTATAGTGAATAAAGAAATACACCAGGAATAATACACCCAGAAAATAtgcaatgtttaaaattaattcaatttttcaatatacctaCCACAAAACTTTGTATTCACTAGttacaataaatgaataaaaataaccatgCATTtataaggaaaataaaaaatattttgtgtgctAATCCAGCTAATCCGGGTCATATATACTATCTATCAACCAAGTTTCATTCAAATTCGTTCAATCGTTAAGGCAAGATTGAGTAACAAAAGTGAAAACTttcgaatttttatattttaaggtattaaggtgtattatattgtatttataaattgaatactactgttatacaaacaaaaataatgaaaaatccaAGAATTAAAGAGCACccgtttttaaaacgatttttcactatttgtttgtattataaataataactgaacAAACTGAGtaaaatcgtatttaaaacaaagaaaaaaccaaataaaccATCACACAatggaaaaacatttttatctatactctaaagtaggtattttagtcctcaaaaaaaaaaaaaataaataaaaaaaaaaaataatgtgtcaAGATTTTCCATGTAATTTTTGTacacctaaaatataattcttttaaGTATTgatgaaacataaaaatttcaaaattttaaatttaaatatatcttttatattacaataaatttaaagtgaaATAACCAAAATCTATAGTTTGTTAGAAACaactaacatatttttttatattatatagataatcaactttttatgtacatatattataattttgtccgTCTAAATTTATCGTTACCTTGTTTTTAATTCTTGTATGATTAAGTTCTAGCGATAAATGTTCGTCCATTTTTTGCTTTTCTATATCCGttgataaaagtttataaattgtattcaaattccACTCGGCAAtgtctataattaaaaataaaaattaggaaTTGTATATTGCTGATTATAATGCTGCATGGTAAGGAAATAGtagtcatatatattttataccatttatgttggcattgaatattatacttagtaaCTTATTACTCttccaaaaaattaatttagtcaaaatatgaataaaacaaattattacaatagaaTTTCAATGTATCCCTcccataaattaataaaatattgattataataaagtacttTGTGTGTGTTTATGAAAAAACCCTGTCTAACGTTTACTTAATCTACACAAAAGAAGTTTAGAAAGTTATAAGTCCAAACAAACAAATCTCCGAAAAAAACGTGTTTGTGTATAGAAAACTTGCCCACGagctatttaaacaatattattacgtttagtATTGTCAAGTGCTCAATACGACAATACACTGATTCATtaaccaatttaatattaaatcattcgAAAATAGACGTATttgtatttaggtacctatgacGTACAAcgaaattaggtaggtacattatattaagtcAGTGAAAATATGCGATTATAGGTGCattttatttcgaaaattagtcatagaattaattaagttcatattaaaaatcgaatttaaaattattaacaacatGACCAATTACAGTTgcttacttaattatttacaacacacatttttttcaaaaaatcccaataagttttattattatatgtaatattcaaatgcaatgctgatattttatttttaatgagaacctatatgatattttaatatcataacctGAAgccaaaatgttttataaaataaatatgatgtataaattTCCACAAATATTGAACGAATACCAATAATTGCATAGGTATTTAtggtgatttaaatttatattacaaatttgaatAGGGGTGGGCGAAaagataggttaggttatattcAGGAAGAATTGAAAAAAGGCAAGCGGTCTCCCTACccgatatgtatattatatttgtgaaattttaaacaataataccttttttcaatttttgaacCGACGACGACGCGATAACTGCTTTCAAATTAACTCCACGgcgctaaataataatacctatataggctatacatattgtatgatACAATGCATGATTAAAAGATTTGTAATTTACAAacagaaatttaaattctatatacataagtaCTGCAAGGCGGGCACAAAAGactaacctatataatacttgtTTTTGATCTTTATTGTTGGAATCATATAAAATTCGTTTCTGACAAAATGGTATTCCAAAAAGTACCTACGTTTTCGACAAgaattttcaactaaataattttcgcACTAAATAAAGTTCtgtgaaatatatttcatgaaaaatacttttccggcataagacataatatctaataaaatatgtattcattattcaacAAGACAACAAATAACGtttctgataaaatatttttctagactAACACGATTTTTAGCATATACCTATTTCCAACTTTATACGCACATCAAATatacttcataattatattcttcTTGAATAATTTGTGTCACGATAGTCCTTAATTATTAAGACCAACGTTAAAGTTGTCAATTTTACTCATTTACtgtgtatgtattaaaaatgtcatattataatatttaccatttattaataagtggGTGTATTGGTTAAATGTTAAAGTTGCACTTAACTACTACACTTGTACTTATTAGATATTGtggatattttaactatacttaatcatattttttttttttaataaatttttattatattaattatataaatatttatagtataatttactggtattaaaaaaaagttctaatataattatacccaTTACACTTTACCAATGACCTGGTAGAAAGCGATGAGACATGACTGCTTTTGTACATGTACATAAAGTAAACCAAAGGACAATTAGTTTTACCCGTATAAACCTATGGTgggattaaataataatatagacattcacacatagtatatatatatatatatatatatattgcctatatataatataatatatgtacatcaatacattataataataatacattccaagtatgaaaataaatttaaaaacataattcacACCTAATCTGTAGACATGAACTCATTTTCAACTTGAAAGTAAAAATCgaaataccataaaaaaaatttattgaattatattatgaatctattatttgaatataatactccttcaaattataaaataaattaacattttgaagtaaataaaaataatataatatattttacattataaagtgtttagataatataactttttattagactaatattattgttggtaTGATTGTGATAATGCATCAAATTCAGcttcttttttattgtaattttcaatGAAGTCAGAATTAGGATAAGCATCTCGTAACATATTTAGCTGTCTTTTGGCAACCTGCAACAAAAGAGAAAGAAAacttactaaatagtaaatgtaaGTCCATAACAGTAACTTACATCAGCTGAGACTTTTGTATGAACAGAAATGAATAAAGAATTTACTAGGGAATCAATATCGTTACTGTCTTTTTCCAAAGCATCTTGTAATGTGATCTCAGCTTTTTTATATTCACATTGACCAATATAACATACTGACTGACTATTCAACAACAAAGCAGTAACTCCATATTTGTCTGTTAATTCttgaaatatgtaataagcTTCTTGCAATTTGTCTCCACCCTATATACCAATACATCATTTATTATCactagaatattttgtatacaatcaaataatatcaatttaaatatttattgtacagtATCTAagttagtttattttagttcAATGACTGTCGTGATTCTTACCAATGCCAAGTTTAACCAAGCTTGTGCCATTTGTGTTAATGTAGCATCTTCATCCTTATCtttcaactttttaaattctttagaaGCTAAATCTACTCGATTCATtctcaaatatataatcaaagaCAATGTcagactaaaataaaaatatacatatttatcaataagaaatttaaaaaatgttatcttatatttacaaatacataCCCTTCAAGAGAGTCATCATTTTTAAGGACCCTTAGAGCCGATTCATAATTATGTTcatgattataaattgttgttgCAACAATTACAAGAGAATGATTaatttcatacatattttcCAATTCTTGTTccaaagttttcaaaattgaactcctaaaaatatatttaataaaaataaaaccatttattatactaaactgttttaaatataactttttagttCAGGTTTTAAGTTAAAGTACTCAAACTTGatattaacacaaaattaCTCTAACATACACATTgcattattctataaatactaAGCATTAATACTTCTTAAAAGtgaccaaatatttaaaaacttctttctttttaaaaacctGAACTTTACTCAGAattagttttcaaattatataactattaaatgaacaataattaatattacttctaAATCCTATGCCtatcaaacttttatttaaacttttgtttaaatttctatactGTTTTTGTTTGGCCCACAATCTACTcactatataaatagtatttcttatttttctttaattatgtttatttaaaatatttaacatttcaaaaaattagacAAGTGTCATTCCATAGATCTTACATAACAATGGTGTTCTATGAATGTCTGtgatttctatttaatttgattcattaaaggttcaataaaataatgttcattaACTGcatgagataaaaaaataaataatttgaaatgtgttaaaaccaatattcaaactcaaaaaaaaaattgttttaatttagcaaagcttagaaaaatatttttatgataactatattttcatacattaatagaaatatttttaattaatttccgaaaaataaactaaaaagtaaacttataataataaagataaaacttacaattaaatatcactattagtgtttttaaattctatacaaattgtactaaaaaaatcttaCCTATTACCAGGATTTTGCAAATATTCGGCTAACAGTTTAAAGGGTTTTAGTTCTGGAGGTGAATCAGCTTTTATTTCTGCTAGGACaatgctatattttttttgagccAAGTAAGCACGGTACATAAATATGTCCCGTTGAAGACGTAAATTTCCATAATTTGgctataaagtaaaaaaaaattaaaaattaataacaatagaaaATATCTAAAACTATAAGCAAcaattgtatactatacactttaaattaattatatttataaattataaaagttataatcaaATACCGGTTCTTTCTGAGCATCATTAATACATTGTTGGTAGTTTCCAATGTAGTACGAGTTTTTAATGTCAAACAATTCATTTGCCTCATAAGACTCTGCTTGTTTTACTAaatctaaaagtaaaaatagaaatcaattaattaaattaaaactaaataggtaaacaaaaaaatataatataaaaataaatattttattcgttaccagtcatttttttgtataatccGATTGTTGGGtatctatacaatttaaaaaaaaaatctcctgGAATGTAGATCGAATAcgaatcaaattattaattacaaccctattaaaatatttaatatttaatcttaattCTCAACCAcagacataaattattaattatattatgtgttttgaCATCGAatcttatcaattatattttattatcgtctACAATCAccacgtcgtcgtcgtcgttgcaCGAATTTTCGACCATGTGGACATATTGTACCAAACGACAATgtgcaattttaaataagtgaaCCTGttacatgtttatattataattttcatttttgtgcatttttgaactttaaacacctattattatcgttacaaATATGtcgtttttattcaaacaaaaaaacaacaatattagaCTAAAAACACTGTTCAAGATGTACACAAAATTGTATGTACTTcttgatttttcaaaaactttcaaATCGAAACGGTGGACGTCAATACGTCACACTTCAAGATTATTTCCACTGGATGTGCGCTTCCGACATCGACGACTCGTCAGCACGgctttacaatttatttcgaTAGATTTTCcatctaaaattctaaaaccaTAATCGTCAGTCatgaacacaatattattattatcgtcaggATTCGTGGAGCACGATGTTGTACAACTGGCGTGAAGACTTAGTCGACTGTTTCCCGAACGGTATCTATTACCACTCACTATCAATTATTGTCGGTGTCCAGTAAGTTAAGGACTGTTTAGTGTTTACTGTTCAGTGTTTATGGTTTGTTTTAGCGGTGTCTTTAGGGTATCGGGCTGAGGAGTTTTAACGgcttgaaaatattaagtattttcttGTTTCTTAAAAACTCGAAccacctataattttattattattatatttttattcaatacttatcgttttttaattttaacaccgAGTTTTGCTTTAAACATTccgttgaatttttaatttggtattcaattttttactaaatcattttttttttagcattgaTAATCTATTAGTTGATGTTCAATTATTGTTGGTATTCCAAgtgataaatttttagtaagtaactgaaatagaattattaaataccaattatgatattttaggtatataatcgTTTCATAATACGATGCCTAAACTTATtcaaaactttgaaaaaataaattaaataatttatacacttattttGTTGATGATCTTCCTAGTACTTTTGTTCTATGCTCTTACCGAACTATGATTTTCTACTTATTGTCGTTTATATTAAGAGTATTTCTTAGCAACAATAGGCAAACtcttattagtttttacttatttcattacataaaaatagcaATTAGCCATTGATAGAGGAGTCGTCTGACTAGAAAAGACAAATATTAACTATCATCAAGAAGTACTCTTCACAAAATTAAACTAGGTACCTAGATGTATAGTGATTGCTTGTActaaatgcaaatatatatttaattgcttcttcattttaacatattaaatagttaaattatagaattttttatttttaaaaatagcattttaattaagaattgaaattcacagttttttttacctagtttatatatttagttaacaatgataataaaatatattaattttatttaatttgtacagGTAAATTCAGAGGTAAATTTATAGACTGTGATTAAAATGgatgataatattgatttgaaaACTCCTACTGAACCAATTAAAACTGAAGTGATCTCGACAAATGGTAATGATGTGCCCAAAGAAAATTTCAGAGATAATACCACTAAATCTACAccaattactaataaaattccTGAAAATAGTAATCAAACTGTCAACTGTTATTGGTAAGTTTATTGATTAGTAAATGCAAATCAATCTAACTAagaaattagtaaatttaagcTATAacaagctataatattatatatttatttgatgacttttttttagttaaaatttttgtcaaaattaaagaataaatatagataccaAGATCATAAAGTGATTTTCTCATCATGTTATTCATTTCATGTATTAcccttaaattaatatatcaaacttacttattttcattatattataggtactaactgtaaattcttattttaaattaatgtaggtatattttatataagctaTTCAAAATAAGATCATACCTTGACAGCCACCTTATGCACATGGCCATGGCTGCGTTCTGAAGTAATTGTCTATTGTCTGACTATTGCTAACAAAAACTGGTTACATCTCATTCTGAatagagtataaataataaaattacaatatatagacaattttattatgtttaaaacatttttaatcattatacaaatcaattaattaaatatgatattttatatatttatattacatactagtattaaaaatattattatatttattatattattttagcaataaagaaagaaattacaatattattgaactgTTATGTGCCAACTGTAATCGTTGGTATCATGAATCCTGTATCGGATATCAACTGGGTAAATTGGTTCCGTTTAtggtgaattatatatttgtctgTAAAAACTGTTCACCCACTGGTCTAgaaagtttcaaaaaaaatccaGCTAGTAAGTTtgatttatacaaacatatattaaatttatttttattaaatttatttcaaacattttagtgTTTCCACAAATGTGTGTTACTGCAATTGGAAATTTAATGCaggaaactattaaaaatggaAACCCTCAAATTTATTTCTCGAGGGATAAAGATATTATTCCTTTTATTGAATCACACTGGGAGAGTATGACTACAACTGCAAGAAGAGTTACACAGTCATGGCATTCAACGGTATGTAATTAATACTTCTAactaaataatgaaacaataaaaaaaatttaaagataaatatttaataatgtttatttttattttacctcttataaacttataaaatattataactatgtttccttataattttagattacgAGATCATTAGTAAAAGAAACAGATGTTTTGTTCGGTGTAGTAAATGG
The DNA window shown above is from Aphis gossypii isolate Hap1 chromosome 2, ASM2018417v2, whole genome shotgun sequence and carries:
- the LOC114127763 gene encoding coatomer subunit epsilon, which translates into the protein MTDLVKQAESYEANELFDIKNSYYIGNYQQCINDAQKEPPNYGNLRLQRDIFMYRAYLAQKKYSIVLAEIKADSPPELKPFKLLAEYLQNPGNRSSILKTLEQELENMYEINHSLVIVATTIYNHEHNYESALRVLKNDDSLEGLTLSLIIYLRMNRVDLASKEFKKLKDKDEDATLTQMAQAWLNLALGGDKLQEAYYIFQELTDKYGVTALLLNSQSVCYIGQCEYKKAEITLQDALEKDSNDIDSLVNSLFISVHTKVSADVAKRQLNMLRDAYPNSDFIENYNKKEAEFDALSQSYQQ